Genomic DNA from Oncorhynchus clarkii lewisi isolate Uvic-CL-2024 chromosome 28, UVic_Ocla_1.0, whole genome shotgun sequence:
CATCATAGACACGATAGCAGCAAAAAGAAGGAAAAGAAGCGCAAAAAGAAGAAAAGGCAGAGAAGAGACTCTTCCTCCTCGGATTCAGAAGATGACAAAAGGTGAGCGTGTTGTTTCTCCCTTTTATACCTGTAGGTCACTTGTATGTCATGTTCACTTTGCCTTCCCCTTTTTAAATGATAAAATCACAAGAAAACAGAACACCAATGTCCAATAATGTTACAAGTGGCGCAGCCacctaaggcactgtatctcggTGGaaaaccaggctgtatcacatccggccgtgattgggtcccatagggcggcgcacaattggcccagcatcgtccggggtaggccgtcattgtaaataagaatttgttcataactgattttcctagttaaataaaggtacaattttaAAACGGCTTATTTGCTTTAGCACTAGAGGGTGCTAAATCACTGTTGGCGAGGTGGAGAGCTGGTCTTTGGTTCCATCTCAAAAGATGGGTTTTTGCCAACCTGCAAATGTTCTGTCAACAATTAGACTTTGTATGCTTGGTAGAAACATAGAACAGGTTGTACACTTACTAGGGATGTGTCAGTTAATGTGTCCAGCTGCTGTATTCTGTGGTAATACAagactgataaaaaaaaaaaagcaggctTGGGATGTTTAACAACAGGAAGAGGTAGTCTTAGTTAAAATAAGGTGTAGGGTTGATTTTTGAACTGAGTGAATGCATCATCCAGCCCATGTCATGCTTATCTTGTTTGGGGGGCGGGCCTTATTTACTATTCTCCTATGGAACCCAGATAGTTATCCTTTTATAGATGAGGCAGTGGTTTGTATAACGTTCAGTGTATTCCTAATGTTTCTTCCTCAGCTTACTTTGACCCCTGCCTATTAGTCTCAATCATTGATTGTGTGTTTCTTTACTCCTCAGGCGCAGAAAGGACCACCGTCATCATAATCCATCATGCCTCAGTCAGACTGGAGCCAGACCCCATGACAGCCATTCAAAGGGGGGACCAAAGGGTGAAcgccaccccctctcctctcaacgACGCCAGCAGAGGCATGACACACACTCCTCCCACAGGGAGTCCCCCGTCCCCCGCGCCAGCCACAAGGCAGCCCATGCTGCTCTGACACAAAGCCACAGGCGGCGCCATGACACAGACTCTGACGAATAATATCCCCCCCCACTCAATCAgacacattgagggagaggagtGCTCTAGCCCACAGCAGAGCAGCTTGACTGGTCTATGGACTGTCCTCATGTACTTCTGAACTGGACTCAAGGGCTGTGGTTGAGAACAGTAGGTCAATCTGTAGGCTACTCCTCAAACCACTAGCAGGCTTGTGTCCTTATTTGAACTGACCAGTTTTTATTTGTGTTAAATTTTAAATTGTTAAATTTGTTTTTATTGGTATTTTATTTTTCTGAACCAGCTCAAATGCATTGTTTCTGTGTCTAGCTACCAAAATTGAAGGACACTATTCATACAATTGAATCAGGGACTACCGAAAGCAAGTTAAGTGCATGTGTTCTTGGTGCTGAAAATAAGTTAGTCAATACAAACTATTGCTGTCCAAGACATTAAATCCGGCGTGACACTTGCccattaaaaaatgtatttaaatgtgtGCCAACACCTAAATGTTACCGAGTCTCCTCTTTGGTTTGTCAGTCTCGTCATCAGTTGAGAATATTCACTTCTCTCCATCCCACTGTGCCTCACACTACTCAGCATTTTTGCTCCTTTTCCTCTATCAAGCAAGAACTCCTTTGCCCCATCACTCTTTTCTGTTCTAGGTTCAGTTGCCTGCCTCCCTGGCTGGGGTAAGATACAATGCACTCCAGTGGTCATAATGgagtgtagtgtttgtatttgcCTTAAATCAGGTCTGAAAGGGGGCATTCTACTGGCTAGCACCTGATGGTGAACTAAAATGAGCAAGACATTCACAAAGGAGTGtgcaaagaagaaaaaaaaacagtggTCTTTTATATGGCAGAGTACCATTAGGACTGCCATACACAAACCAAGCTGATGGACAAAGTTACACTGCAAGGGACTCAAGACTCCTGCCCCCTCCTTCCATGACCACCATACTTCTGCCATGTTTTATAGGCTTGGCTGCATTAACCAGCAGTCTAATCAACCTGAAAGAACATCATAAATTGCTCCCCAATTATTGCCACTGCCCATCCCTAGCGCACACCAAATGTAACAGACAGGCCCAGCTGTAGCCATTTGTAACTTATTCAACACCCGCGTTGGGTGGTTAGTTGGCTGCCATCACCTTGGACCAATCCACTCTCTTAGTCCAAGTCATGGGGGGAGAGTAGTTGGGTGTGATTGCGGATTTGGGACAAGAGAAGGCTGTCTGACCAAAGCACAGGCAAAGTCCATTTTTAGATTAGGAGTCATTTTGAATTCATAATGGGGAAAGAGGCTTGATTAACTCCTACTCATGGGGCAGTGTGGGTTTCTAACCTGGAAGTTATTAATAATAAATATGTAAATGGTAAAATGTACAATATTTGAATTGTGCCAGTTGGCAGATTCAGTATATGTTGCCTTTCTTGCTGTTGATCAATAATGTTCACTGTGCCTTCAGCCCTGTGAGTCCAAGGAGGAGATAGAGGTTAACGGTGCAATGTCAGCATGATCAAATCCAATAACTTAAAAGAGAATTACATGAAAAATAACAGAACATGTAAACAGTCTCTAATCACTTTAATTACAGTGCTTTTCTCCAAAAAATTTTAAGCTGGAATAACTTTacataaaaatttaaaaaaagtttagaCAAAAGTTCTGCTAAAGAGATTAACGTTTCAACAAAAGGTTCAGGCAATCAGTTTTAATCCAATGCCTTGCTTTAAAAGAAAGACTAAGAAATGTCCATAGCACTCTGGTGGAATAACACCCAGAACCTTTTGATAAGAAGCACAAAAGGTTTGTAATGGAACAGCATGTTTCTTTGACATGAGGACAAAAGTATCCCCCCAGAACTTAGCCAAGGACAACATGAGCTACGAAGGACAAAAAAATACTAGTGCCCACTAAGTAAAAAATATGGAGTTCATACATTTCCTATTGCCACTGACATTGATGCATGCCTTGTTCCAAAACTATTAATATACTTTAATCATTCCCAATAAAAAGGGATGAAAACAAGGTCTTCAGGTCATGATGGAGGACATCAGAATACGACTGCTTTTGTCATATCAGAGCATCATACCTTGAGTGCAGGGGTAAACAACCGGGTGTCTGCGATGGGGGTTCAATGTTTTTATGAATATCGCTAGCAACAGACTAAACACATTTTGAATGACATACCTACAGTAGAAAAGAGGAAAATATCTTATTTCTCATGACGTCAACTTTATTTCTCCACTCCTAATATTGAACaaattacactcactggagtaTCTGACATTGGCTTTGAAAAATAGGCTACCAGTGTGGTAAGTGCTACTGGCTGCTGGTAAGTGTTCTTGACTTGGACATACATTTTTGCCAACCCATGGATAGCAAGCTAAACAGTTGCGCTTAGCGAAAGTGTTTGCAGttacctttctagctaataggctatgttagagtttacacttcctcttccaattatAAATGTGGGGAGGTCAAACTAATGAAAAAACATTTACCAAATCTATTCATTTCAAAAAGTTTTGATTACTTCGCCTTGACATTCACCTGATAAGACATGAGGAAAAAAATGTTTAAGCTAACATAATGGGAGTCCCTGGTTCAGTGGTTTGCCTGGAAGGGGGAAAGATAAGATTGAAGACCCCTGAGTTACAAGGTTGTTGTGGCGCTAAGTCATTGTGATGGTGATGTTGAGGACATCAAGGTATCCCAACCCTTGAGCACCTGCAGCTGACAAGAGTAATGACAATGcttatttagacaaaaatgttTAACAATCAATTAGCTAGTCCCGCTGACAATCAACGTGTTCGAGATATTAGATTCTGCACAGAACATGGATTATAGCAAATGGATAGGCAGGAATTCTGCTTCTCTAGGCATTGTGAAAATCTGTTGATTTGCACAGAATCTGTGTGTCTTAAACATGCATTTGTCCAACATACAGACCACATCATGCACTTTTTTTGCTATTAAATTCAGGCTCACTGCGACAAGGGCAGTACACATGATTATTAACCTGAGCCACTTTCATACATCATAATGCTGACAAGACAGTACCTCTGTCCATCACAAAGCAGGTGAATGATGAGATTCATGGAGGAACATAGTTACTCTGCATGGCAGCCACTTCTCAATGAAAGCCAACAAGATCTGACAAACAACAAAAGCTGGTAAGTGTCGACAAGAGTTTGACTTTGAAGCCCACTAACCTGTTTTAGGCCTCATCTCAATAATATGCTCTTCAGTGTTTTGCTAAATGGTATTTTGGGGGAGCAGGATATTGTAGCCGTCAGAGGTGTTAAACCATAATTGTTGAAAGTTGTACATCTGTATGTATGCTTAATTCAGGAGAAACACTCCTTTCAGTAAAAATTACCCGCAGACTTATGTAAAAAAGTCAATAAACATAGGGTCCCATCAATTATTTTTTGCCTCCCTTTTCTATTTACTAGACATGCATGTCTGCCCAAGAGTCAAGAGGAGGAAATAACCAAGGTAGATTTTTAAAAGTCTGCAATAAGCTGCCTCTTAAACCCCTCACCATCCAAAACAAGACTATTTACATTAAATAAGAAACCCAGACAGCTTTCCATGATTGGGTTATTATCCTCCCTGGCCCATATGGTGTATTGTTGTAACGAGAGATGAGAAATGAGGGCAGCTTTCCAGTAGGTACTTTTGACAAAAGTAACTTAATTTTCAACATCAGAAGAGTACAAAGCAAAGATAGAGAAGATACAGTGTTAcacttttcacactactgagccgaGCCAAACTGAGCCGAGCAGAGCTGTACTGCGCCAGCAGGGCTGTACTGCGCCAGCCTGGTAACTCTTCTACCACACAGTTGCTAGAACCATGCAGGAAAGGACAAAGTGAAAGAAAATCATCTGAGCCACCGTACGGTTTGAGTCAGCACGATAGAGTGAAAAGGGTATATGTGAGTTGAGGAGGACAGTGGATTATGATGATTAGGCCTATTTCTGGTTTTTTAACTGATTAGACAACCAATCCAGTCCTTCATAGAGACCGTCTCCGCTGGTGGCACAGGTGGCCTGGATGTACCAGTTTCTATGGCGGAGGGAGTGCAGTCCCAACTTGTCTGTGAGTTCGGCCGCATTCATAGCATTTGGGAGGTCCTGAAAAGAGAAGTTCTCCCATAATGAGACAAAAGCCAAGCCAGGGAAGGACATCCAAAGTATATAACAGGTATAttgtcctttctattttattaatACAACAAAAGCAAGTTGGAGGCTTTTTGCTTTCACACAATGGACAGGTGAAAAATGTAGGAGTACCTGTTTGTTAGCGAATACTAATAAGACTGCCTCTCGTAGTTCATCCTCTGCCAACATTCTCATCAGTTCTTCGCGGGCTTCGTTCACTCGCTCTCTGTCATTGCTGTCCACAACGAAGATGAGACCTGAAACAcaccaaaataaaaacattttgagTCAACATCTCTAGTCTGTTGGTCCTCCTTTGACAGGAGTAAAATGACTTGCTGTCAGCACATCTTACCCTGTGTGTTCTGGAAATAGTGACGCCACAACGGTCTAATTTTGTCTTGACCACCGACATCCCACACTGTAAAACTTATGTTCTTGTACTCGACTGTCTCAACATTAAAACCTGAATTGAATAAAGAAGATATTAATAACCCGCACAATCTATTTGATGCAAGTGAACATGTCCAGGGGGAAATTGTGTTGTTTCTAATTCTATATTTTTAAATAGTCTCAACGTTACACAAAATATGATATTCATACAAACTGGGCTGACAACACTTGGGCCTACATGCCACCACCAGTGCTACTACTTACCTATAGTTGGAATGGTAGTTACAATTTCTCCAAGTTTGAGTTTGTACAGGATTGTTGTTTTACCAGCAGCATCGAGACCCACCATGAGGATCCTCATCTCTTTCTTGCCAAATGCTTTAAAGAGGCTTGCAAATAAATTCCCCATAGTGAAAGACGGATTCACCTTTGGCAGTAGGAATACTAGAAGAGAACAAGAGGAACCCAATTTTGTAACCGTCAGTGTGTAGTTGTGCGCTGCCAAATACAGGTTTACCCATCTTATAAACTGAGTTGTTTAATATACCTAGTATATCAACTTTTTGCCAACTATGTTAGTTGATTAGCTAGCAATATAACTAAAAACAAGACGCTAGTTAACTAACCATATAGTGCGCGTCAATGCTTAGAtagctgctagctaacgttacacaaATCATTTCATAAACTAATCAGTTGAATAAATGAAGGTAACAACCATCGCGTTGAAAACTGCCTTGCAGTGAAAGACAAATGGCTATTACGTTAGCTATATCGAAAGACCACTATAAGTTAGCTCTCTAATAGATAACTGACTGTTTTGCTAGCTTTAGCAAGCGGCGCCAAGCTAGCCTAACCAGCCATCTGGCAAGTTTTTTAGATACCCTTTTAACTAGCTAGACCCCAGGAAATGAGACCCCTTTACGTTATATAGCTAAACAGCTAAATACAATGTATGTGACGATTATCATATTCAAACAACATCAAGCGTAAAAATGACAGTTTTCTGCTTACAGTTGTTTTCAATTCTTTCCTCTTTAAGGCGTTTCCTTCCTCAAGATGTCGGGTTATTATTTGGCCACGTCAGAGCTTCCAGAACGACTTCCGTGAAACAGAGCGTTTGGTATGTCGCGCCCTATGGGCTGGAGGCGAATGACACTCATTTTCACATTTTTGTGCTGCTAAAACATGAGTTTGCTTGTTGCAGGTGCGTGAGAATAATTATTCGATTATATGAAAATAAAAAACGCACACACTGCTTTTTCTTATATAACTTTAGTTTTAGGAATGCCAAAAGCATGGCCCGAAAGGTAAACTTATAGGGAAAGACAACATTTTAAGGGTTGTGATATATTGTATTGAATATGATCTCCAATTAGAAAAATGTTTTACCATTTGATGTGCCATTCTATaaatatttagattttttggATAAAGTTCAAGGTGGGCACCATTTTGAAAACAGAATTCAGTCAACTTGATCTACTCTCTTCCTGTACAGCATAGTGAAAGCTACTGAAGAGTGCTCTACTGGCAAACAGtgttttccttttctttttaatcaaattgtattagtcacaagcaccgaatacaactggtgtagactttaccatgaaatgcttgcttacgaacCTTTCCCAATGatgcagttttaaaaaagtaTGACAAATAAAATACCAACACAagacataaaataaaataaacaaaaattgagctatatatagggagtaccagtgccagatcaatgtgcagatgtacaatgtatttgaggtagatatgtacatgaaggcagggtaaagtgactaggcatcagaatatataatatataatatataatatatcaaataaagaacagagtagcagcagcaaatgatgagtgaaaaagtgtgtgagtgtgtgtgtgtgttgtgtgtgtgcgtatgtgcgtatgtagtgcatgtgaatgtgtgtgggttttaTGTAGGAgtgtcaatgtagtgtgtgtgagtgtgtatcttGTGAGTATactgagccttcctctgacaccgcctgatatagaggtcctggatcaGCCCCATTGATGTACTGGTCAGTTCACACCACTCTCTGTATCGCTTTGCGGTCAATGGTGATGCATTTACCATACCatgcggtgatgcagccagtcaagatgctctcaatggtgcagctgtttaactttttgaggatccgtGGGGCCTGTGCCAAATATTTCCTGAGTGGGAAGAAGCACTGCAGtgtcctcttcatgactgtgcagatgtgtgtggaccatgttaagtccttagtgatgtggacaccaaggaccttgAAGAGCTCGACCCACTCCACAACAGCTCCGTTGATGTGGATGAGAAcatgctctcccctctttctcctagaatccacaatcatctccttggtcttactgacattgagggagaggttgttgtcctggtaccacactgctaagtctctgacctcctctctgtaggctgactcatcgcTGTCGGTGACTGTCGTGtcttgtcgtcagcaaacttgatgagggtgttggagttgtgcgtgttggagttgtgcgtggccacacagtcgtatgtgaacagggagtacaggaggggactaagcacacacccttgaggggcgccgtgttgagggtcagctggtgttgttgcctactctcaccacctggggccggcccatcaagaagtctaggatccagttgcagagggagggatTCAGTCCCTGGGTCCCTACCTTGGTGATGAGTTttcagggaactatggtgttgagctGTAATCtatgaatagtattctcacataaTTATTTCccttcttgtccaggtgggagattgtccaggtgggagataATTCACTATGACAAAATTCATTATTTCTGCCATAGACTTCAGGAGACTACATGTCTTCAAATGACTTCACTAAAGGCCAGATGCAGGGCCCACAAGATCCAGACCAAAGCTAAAAAGACCCAGCTCCTCTTTCTCCACACCTAGCACAATGGAAGACCATCAGTTTGTGGAAAAAAATCAAGAGTGCATGTGGTAAACTGCCTTGTCTTATTCAAACTCACTAAGGACCAACATTTCCATTATAGGCCATTTCAAACCCTCCTTTATTCCTTGACGGCTTAGCAACAGGGCAGATTGAGTTACAACACTGAAATGTTTGATAAGGTATGAACAAGATTCTGTATCTCTAACCATGACCTGTGACACTGTTTGAAAAACATTACAGTCATAGCAAACCCATGAACATGAATCCAATCCAATGTTTTCATCATCAGACTTATGGACATTGGTTGTCCTAGTTCTACTCTAGTGTAGAAATAATATTATAAGTCAaggggtggtggtgctgctgtcACTACAAAACATCCTTGTTTCTTTCTATACAGGTCCTGTCTTGTCTCCCAGGTGTTAGATTGAGTAAAGTAATGAACCGCCCTTGCCCCTTGATTTTGCCGCCACTGTACAATGTACAATGGCACATAGGCCTATTCATGTGGGCAAATCTGCAGTGCCAATCGGGGGCATTTGAGGGGTGTCTACGAGACACTTGGCTTTTCATCATGTCTGTCTTCTCACGGTCTCAGGGTGAAACCAGGGTAGCTCAGCTGTTGCCATTATGGGGGTGGAGTGCAGaggctagccagccagccagccaacccgGCCCAGAATCACCCCTTTCTCTGGCATGGCAAGACCTTGTCCACTGAATAGCTTATCATGAAACAATGTCCTCTGTGTGACTGTGAGACAGGTGTCCATACATTGACAATAGATGCTAATGTGAGCAAGCAAAAATATCTTATTGGAAAAAGAGAACATAATGCCGCTGCCACCGGGTTGGTTGCAAGAATAGATGTATAACTTTATGTTCCATTACTTGACTATTCTATTCATAACCAAATGTTCAAGTGTGAGTTGGTTCCATTTCAAAAGAGAGCAAATTGTGAATGTGCTTTTATATtctgatgtacagtatgtgtgtgttgtctgttggtATATAATGTTTTAAAGTTTATATGTTCACCTGCCCAGAGACTGCAGATAAGTAAATTAGCTGTTAGCTAAATCTGGGGCAATGCATCACTTCTAATTTCTGAGACTTAGCCTTTGTACATTATCCTTTAACAAATAAACATAATAAATCAATTAAACACAATTCAGGCTAAATGTTTCCAATGGATAGAATGGGGATGTTCTCTAGGCCTACTAAAGATAATTAATTCACACTATTGTGATTGCAATTTGTTGTGCATGTCACATTGGCCTATATTTATCTGACTGGAATTCCAATACATTTCGTCcccaaaaatattccaaattctAGTAATCAAATATTTATGTGCAACAAGTTGAATTTTAACCAGGGTCAACCATGTCTGCCCCTTCTCCAGTGGAGAGGGCAGTGCCTGGGACTCAGGGACAGAGCAGCAGGGGGGAGAGTGGGTCTGTGGTTGGTGGAGGACCACACAGTGAAGCCTACATAATGCCGTCTCACTACTGGAACCTTCATTTGTGGTTTTGGTCTGCCAAATGCCTGAGGAAGAAAAGCTTTCAGCATAGGTTTGTTTCACAGGCAGACAGTGGTGTATTCACTTGTAAAGGAGTGCTGTGTTTTCTCTGTAAgatggttattttttttattttggatGGTTGGTGTTTCACTGTTTTAATGTTGCAGTCCTGTGCCAGATCAATCTAATATTTTTATCATTTGGCCTTTCATTTTCTTTCCTTGTACATCTCTGTAGTGCTTTTGAGAATAAGATAAGAGTACCATGATTTATGCCTTATATACTGGATTTGGCTGCATGATTTCAACAGGATAAATTGTAAACTGCAGTAGTTACAATCCAAATTTTTTAAGATCAGGTTTTCGGCCTAAAGCATTTAGAAAAACAAACATGATGATTTCAATTGTAATAGTCACAAGTTTTTGTAATTAAAGCCTATCTGTTTTTGACAGATTACATTAACACATTTGGCAATGGCACTGAAAACATTAAAATATCACAACAAGCAAAAAACATTATTAGCTATAAGCAGTAGGTATCATACTGGTATAAACCTAACACTAGGGAATCCCTTTCTCAATAGTGACCTAACGCCCTCTATGTGTCAAACAGAGACTGCATACATAAGAGGTTGACAGCAAAAAGTGACTGGGATTTCCCCACTAATAGCGTACTTACTTACAGTTGACTACTTAGTTGAAAAAATGGAAaccactgtgtttgtgtttgttaaaAAAGTAGGTAATATTACTGGGCTGTCAGCTCTTTTCATTATTATTGTGGGACACTTTTATCAGTTTCAGAAAAGTATGATTCAAGTCAATTATTTCCTCTTTTCCTCACTGCTTAAAACAGCTCCACCCAACTGGGTCTGTGCACTACATGTATCAGTGATTCCAATGTTGTCATTACTTTTAGTTTTTGTCATAACTATGATCATTAAAGTTAAATATTCAGCTTTAATTAGTTACAATTAGTTGGGTCGTTATATCCAAACATGCTGTAAGACCAGAAAAGAAGGACTATATTTAAAGACATGAAAAGCAAGATTCCTCTTTACAAATACATCAAAGCTGTTTGTGAAAAATCCCACCAATTCAAGTTCATACACAATAGGGGGTAGGCAAGGTTGCTTTGTGGAATGTCACACAGTTTGCCAATGATTTTCCTCAAAACTATGGATCGTTTATGGGGTTCTATTTAACCAAACCAGGCTGAATAAAGAATACTGTTACAATCCTTCAATTTCACAATGAAGGATTGTGCGTCGACGCTCCCTCCCAGCCCATGCATCAATACAGTGTGATTGTAACACCCTCAGTACCTTAAAAGCAGTCAGTGCATTAGCCTCAGCCTGCTACTGTGTGGTCTTCCACAGAACTAGTACGCAGGAACGTGATTAGACAGATGGAAGGCAAGGGAATGAACAGAGGCCTCAACAACAATGCATGCTCTGTGACTCCTATCCTCCTAGCCTGTAGAGTTTGGGTGATTTCCTACTTCCCAACCCATGCCCGAGGGACACATTAGTAAATGCAGTTTAACAAGACCAAATTA
This window encodes:
- the LOC139387472 gene encoding ADP-ribosylation factor 1-like, with translation MGNLFASLFKAFGKKEMRILMVGLDAAGKTTILYKLKLGEIVTTIPTIGFNVETVEYKNISFTVWDVGGQDKIRPLWRHYFQNTQGLIFVVDSNDRERVNEAREELMRMLAEDELREAVLLVFANKQDLPNAMNAAELTDKLGLHSLRHRNWYIQATCATSGDGLYEGLDWLSNQLKNQK